In Amycolatopsis jiangsuensis, the following proteins share a genomic window:
- a CDS encoding ABC transporter ATP-binding protein codes for MDNSAVEITGLVKSYGSTTAVDGLDLRMERGSLLALLGPNGAGKTTTVEVCEGFRRPDAGTVRVLGLDPAADRAGLRPRVGIMPQGGGAYPGVRADEMLRLVASCAAHPLDPGWLLDVLGLTGARRTPFKRLSGGQQQRLSLACALVGRPELVFLDEPTAGMDPQARRLVWDLLAALRADGVSVLLTTHLMEEAEALADQVVIVDHGKVVVEGTPNALTLEEGAAAQLRFRARTRLDTTLLAAALPEGYRVSESAPGAYLVEGAVDPQVVSTVTAWCAQQGVLPEQLQVGRRTLEEVFLELTGRELRA; via the coding sequence GTGGACAACTCCGCGGTCGAGATCACCGGTCTGGTGAAAAGCTACGGCTCCACCACCGCGGTCGACGGACTCGACCTGCGGATGGAGCGTGGCTCACTGCTCGCCCTGCTCGGGCCGAACGGGGCCGGCAAGACCACCACCGTGGAGGTCTGTGAAGGCTTTCGCCGGCCGGACGCGGGCACCGTGCGGGTGCTCGGGCTCGATCCGGCCGCCGACCGGGCCGGGCTGCGGCCGCGGGTCGGCATCATGCCCCAGGGCGGCGGCGCGTACCCGGGAGTGCGTGCCGATGAGATGCTGCGGCTCGTGGCCTCCTGCGCGGCGCACCCGCTCGATCCGGGGTGGCTGCTCGACGTGCTGGGCCTCACCGGCGCGCGGCGGACGCCGTTCAAACGGCTCTCCGGCGGCCAGCAGCAGCGCCTTTCGCTCGCCTGCGCCCTCGTCGGCCGTCCGGAGCTGGTGTTCCTCGACGAGCCGACCGCGGGCATGGACCCGCAGGCCCGCCGGCTGGTGTGGGACCTGCTCGCCGCGTTGCGCGCGGACGGGGTGAGCGTGCTGCTCACCACGCACCTCATGGAGGAGGCCGAGGCGCTTGCCGACCAGGTGGTGATCGTGGACCACGGCAAGGTCGTGGTCGAGGGAACGCCGAACGCGCTCACGCTCGAGGAGGGCGCGGCCGCGCAGCTGCGGTTCCGGGCCCGCACCCGGCTCGACACCACGCTGCTCGCGGCGGCGCTGCCGGAGGGCTACCGGGTCAGCGAATCGGCCCCCGGCGCGTATCTCGTGGAAGGCGCGGTGGACCCGCAGGTGGTTTCCACGGTCACCGCGTGGTGCGCGCAGCAGGGCGTGCTGCCCGAGCAGCTGCAGGTCGGGCGGCGCACGCTGGAAGAGGTTTTCCTGGAACTGACCGGGCGGGAGCTGCGCGCATGA
- a CDS encoding ABC transporter permease yields the protein MTTSFPAGTFTPAPARGSLGRMLRTHARVEAALTLRHGEQLLLTLIIPLALLIGLSLLDVLPASQLGSTSKVDWITPRILALAVLSSAFTGQAIALGFDRRYGVLKRLSATALPPWLLVAGRVVAALVVVALQAVVLGVVAAFLGWSPSAAGLGAAIVLLVLGTLAFGALGVLLGGALRAEAVLALANIVWFVLLLAGGILLAPSALPSAIGVVVELLPSGALAEGMRAALVDGQFPFGPMLVLVVWAAVAGALATRTTKLT from the coding sequence ATGACCACCTCGTTCCCCGCCGGCACCTTCACCCCGGCGCCCGCTCGCGGCTCGCTGGGCCGGATGCTGCGCACGCACGCGCGGGTCGAGGCCGCGCTCACCCTGCGCCACGGCGAACAGCTGCTGCTCACGCTGATCATCCCGCTGGCCCTGCTGATCGGGCTGAGCCTGCTCGACGTGCTGCCCGCGAGCCAGCTGGGTTCGACGTCCAAAGTGGACTGGATCACGCCGCGGATCCTGGCGCTCGCGGTGCTTTCGTCCGCGTTCACCGGCCAGGCCATCGCGCTCGGCTTCGACCGCCGGTACGGCGTGCTGAAGCGGCTTTCGGCCACCGCGCTGCCGCCGTGGCTGCTGGTGGCCGGCCGGGTGGTGGCCGCGCTCGTGGTGGTGGCGCTGCAGGCGGTGGTGCTGGGCGTGGTCGCCGCGTTCCTCGGCTGGTCGCCCTCGGCCGCCGGGCTCGGCGCCGCGATCGTGCTGCTGGTACTGGGCACGCTGGCGTTCGGCGCACTCGGCGTGCTGCTCGGCGGCGCGCTGCGCGCGGAGGCGGTGCTGGCGCTGGCCAACATCGTGTGGTTCGTGCTGCTGCTGGCCGGCGGGATCCTGCTGGCCCCCTCGGCCCTGCCGTCGGCGATCGGCGTCGTGGTGGAGCTGCTGCCGTCGGGCGCGCTGGCCGAAGGCATGCGCGCGGCGCTCGTGGACGGGCAGTTCCCGTTCGGACCGATGCTGGTGCTCGTGGTGTGGGCCGCCGTGGCCGGCGCCCTGGCGACCCGGACCACGAAGCTCACCTGA
- a CDS encoding COX15/CtaA family protein, with amino-acid sequence MLFRSLIARLPYPSSAVQRAIGIAAVVTQAGIGVTGSVVRVTGSGLGCPTWPECVQGSLVPVRHPEIAAVNQWIEFSNRLLTGVVIVVAALAVLAAWRILLDHPERKRLVKLAWLMPGGVVLQAVLGGLTVLAKLEWWTVAIHFLASTPLVWLAVLLLKAFREGDEPARPLVPTLGRRTLVLLTVLMWAVLIAGTTVTGAGPHGGDLNTHRLDAPIDQLARVHSGLLIAYLVVLAVFGLTLLRGGVPKGVWQRYAWVWAVALAQGVLGTVQYQLGVPEAMVSFHVLGSALVIVVTATLWTGTRDRGPVRSLTPATPPERELTPAG; translated from the coding sequence GTGCTTTTCCGCAGCTTGATCGCCCGCCTGCCTTATCCCTCGTCCGCGGTACAGCGGGCCATCGGGATCGCCGCGGTGGTGACGCAGGCCGGGATCGGCGTCACCGGTTCGGTGGTGCGGGTGACCGGCTCCGGGCTCGGCTGCCCGACCTGGCCGGAGTGCGTGCAGGGCAGCCTGGTGCCGGTGCGCCATCCCGAGATCGCCGCGGTCAACCAGTGGATCGAGTTCTCCAACCGGTTGCTCACCGGCGTGGTGATCGTGGTGGCCGCGCTCGCGGTGCTCGCCGCCTGGCGGATCCTGCTCGACCACCCGGAGCGCAAGCGGCTGGTGAAGCTGGCCTGGCTGATGCCCGGCGGCGTGGTGCTGCAGGCGGTGCTCGGCGGGCTGACCGTGCTCGCCAAGCTGGAGTGGTGGACGGTCGCGATCCACTTCCTCGCGTCCACCCCGCTGGTGTGGCTGGCGGTGCTGCTGCTCAAAGCCTTCCGCGAGGGAGACGAGCCCGCCCGCCCGCTGGTGCCCACGCTCGGCCGCCGCACCCTGGTGCTGCTGACGGTGCTGATGTGGGCGGTGCTGATCGCGGGCACCACGGTCACCGGCGCCGGCCCGCACGGCGGCGACCTCAACACCCATCGCCTCGACGCGCCGATCGACCAGCTGGCCCGGGTGCACAGCGGGCTGCTGATCGCCTACCTCGTGGTGCTCGCCGTCTTCGGGCTCACGCTGCTGCGCGGCGGCGTGCCGAAGGGCGTGTGGCAGCGCTACGCCTGGGTGTGGGCAGTGGCGCTCGCGCAGGGCGTACTGGGCACCGTGCAGTACCAGCTCGGTGTGCCCGAGGCGATGGTTTCGTTCCACGTGCTCGGTTCGGCGCTGGTCATCGTCGTCACCGCCACGCTGTGGACCGGCACCCGCGATCGTGGCCCGGTGCGGTCGCTGACCCCGGCGACGCCGCCGGAGCGGGAACTCACCCCGGCCGGCTGA
- a CDS encoding DinB family protein — translation MGTFDVLLEDERTQLDAFVEEYRRGIERTIDGLTEDQARRRLVPSATTLLGLLKHVTWMQRVWFEECVGGTSRRDLGLVGSPDESFRLAGDDTVASVLAAHREACATARTAVADLRLDAVVTGHRSGPRTLRWVYLQVLRELAHHCGHADILREQVLAG, via the coding sequence ATGGGTACGTTCGATGTGCTGCTGGAGGACGAACGCACCCAGCTCGACGCGTTCGTCGAGGAGTACCGCCGGGGCATCGAGCGGACTATTGACGGTCTCACCGAGGACCAGGCGCGTCGCCGGCTCGTCCCTTCGGCGACGACCCTGCTCGGGCTGCTCAAGCACGTCACGTGGATGCAGCGGGTGTGGTTCGAGGAATGCGTCGGCGGCACGTCCCGCCGCGATCTCGGCCTGGTGGGGAGCCCGGACGAATCCTTCCGGCTCGCCGGGGACGACACCGTCGCCTCGGTCCTCGCGGCACACCGGGAAGCCTGCGCCACCGCCCGGACCGCGGTCGCGGACCTGCGGCTGGACGCAGTCGTGACCGGGCACCGGTCCGGGCCGCGCACCCTTCGCTGGGTGTACCTGCAGGTGCTGCGGGAGCTGGCGCACCACTGCGGGCACGCGGACATCCTGCGGGAGCAGGTACTGGCCGGCTGA
- a CDS encoding ATP-grasp domain-containing protein — protein sequence MTRTALFASCSAMPEGDGDEADVLPALADLGFTVRWAAWDDPGTDFAVADLVILRATWDYPERREEFLDWCESVPALANPAAVVRWNTDKSYLVELLDAGVPTVPAELVPVGEQPNWPKQPFVIKPTVGAGSRGVAKFEAAGPEAGDHLRGLHEDGRTALVQPYQSSVDTQGEIAAVFFGGVYSHAFTKAAMLGSGMDASGLYLQERLAAAVPAPEVRAVAEDALDAACSLLGILRAELLYARVDLVRGDDGRPLVLELELAEPSLGFRHADGGAPLRFASAVRQQLA from the coding sequence GTGACCCGCACGGCGCTGTTCGCGTCCTGTTCCGCGATGCCCGAGGGCGACGGCGACGAAGCGGACGTGCTGCCCGCGCTCGCCGATCTCGGCTTCACGGTGCGCTGGGCGGCCTGGGACGATCCCGGCACCGACTTCGCCGTGGCCGACCTCGTGATCCTGCGCGCGACCTGGGACTACCCGGAGCGGCGCGAGGAGTTCCTCGACTGGTGCGAAAGCGTTCCGGCGCTGGCCAATCCGGCCGCCGTGGTGCGCTGGAACACCGATAAGTCCTACCTCGTCGAGCTGCTCGACGCGGGCGTGCCCACGGTGCCGGCCGAGCTCGTGCCGGTGGGCGAGCAGCCGAACTGGCCGAAGCAGCCGTTCGTGATCAAGCCCACCGTCGGCGCGGGTTCCCGTGGCGTGGCGAAGTTCGAGGCCGCCGGTCCGGAGGCCGGGGACCACCTGCGCGGTCTGCACGAGGACGGGCGGACCGCGCTGGTGCAGCCGTATCAGTCCAGTGTGGACACTCAGGGCGAGATCGCCGCGGTGTTCTTCGGCGGCGTCTACTCGCACGCCTTCACCAAGGCCGCCATGCTCGGGTCCGGAATGGACGCTTCGGGCCTGTACCTCCAGGAGCGACTGGCCGCGGCGGTCCCGGCGCCGGAGGTACGCGCGGTGGCCGAGGACGCGCTCGACGCGGCCTGCTCCCTGCTGGGCATCCTGCGTGCGGAGCTGCTGTACGCCCGAGTCGATCTCGTCCGCGGCGACGACGGCCGCCCGCTGGTGCTGGAGCTCGAGCTGGCGGAGCCGTCGCTGGGTTTCCGGCACGCGGACGGCGGCGCCCCGCTGCGGTTCGCCTCGGCAGTGCGGCAGCAGCTGGCTTAG
- a CDS encoding quinone oxidoreductase family protein, translating to MPTAVQVSRTGGPEVLEIAEVPSGPPGAGELLVDVAAAGVNYIDTYQRQGIYPLELPFVLGQEGAGTVVETGTGVTDFAAGDRVAWQGVMGGYAARTVVPAREAVKVPEGVSDEVAAATLLQGITAHYLVRSTYEVKPGDDVLVHAAAGGVGLLLVQLAKARGARVIGTVSTDEKAELARAAGADHVVRYDREDFAAVARELTDGEGVSVVYDGVGKDTVDGSLASLRVRGLLALFGAASGPVPPLDPQRLNSGGSLYLTRPRAQHYVRTREELDWRAHELFAAIGDGSLDIRIGGRYPLAEARRAHEDLQGRRTTGKLLLIP from the coding sequence ATGCCGACCGCTGTGCAGGTGAGCAGGACCGGTGGCCCGGAGGTACTGGAGATCGCCGAGGTGCCCTCCGGTCCGCCCGGTGCCGGCGAGCTGCTGGTGGACGTCGCCGCGGCCGGCGTCAACTACATCGACACCTACCAGCGTCAGGGCATCTACCCGCTCGAGCTGCCGTTCGTGCTGGGCCAGGAAGGCGCCGGCACGGTCGTCGAAACCGGGACGGGTGTCACGGATTTCGCCGCCGGCGACCGCGTGGCGTGGCAGGGCGTGATGGGTGGCTACGCCGCCCGCACCGTGGTCCCCGCCCGCGAAGCGGTGAAGGTGCCCGAGGGCGTCTCCGATGAAGTGGCCGCGGCGACGCTGCTGCAAGGCATCACCGCGCATTACCTGGTGCGGTCGACGTACGAGGTGAAGCCGGGCGACGACGTCCTCGTGCACGCTGCCGCCGGCGGGGTCGGGCTGCTGCTCGTCCAGCTGGCGAAGGCCCGCGGCGCCCGCGTGATCGGCACGGTGTCCACCGACGAAAAGGCCGAGCTGGCGCGCGCCGCCGGCGCGGACCACGTGGTCCGCTACGACCGCGAGGACTTCGCCGCGGTCGCCAGGGAACTGACTGACGGCGAAGGCGTCTCGGTGGTCTACGACGGCGTCGGCAAGGACACCGTGGACGGCAGCCTGGCGAGCCTGCGGGTCCGCGGCCTGCTCGCGTTGTTCGGCGCGGCGAGCGGTCCGGTGCCGCCGCTGGACCCGCAGCGGCTCAACTCCGGCGGGTCGCTCTACCTCACCCGGCCGCGGGCCCAGCACTACGTGCGGACGCGCGAGGAGCTGGACTGGCGTGCTCACGAACTGTTCGCCGCGATCGGAGACGGGTCCCTCGACATCCGCATCGGCGGCCGCTACCCGCTGGCCGAGGCCCGCCGGGCACACGAGGACCTGCAGGGCCGCCGCACCACGGGCAAGCTGCTGCTGATCCCGTGA